A stretch of Verrucomicrobiota bacterium DNA encodes these proteins:
- a CDS encoding PEP-CTERM sorting domain-containing protein — protein MKKILLLLIFVVIMHATRSWGEIIYTTPPDILGYGNSIDRTTGLDLNGDGGDDYLLICTLTAVYLQPLGNNNVATDGGYMVMPIGRGELVASSSPSYQWVNASMVAGGTVVIGGSAIFDGEYFYSGKFSDTNAFIGFKFEIGGAMHYGWMEVYNYPNDASGQIFGWAYETDPNTPIIAGAVPEPSTWALLAIGATLVYWRRKIINNPCR, from the coding sequence TCATGCACGCAACCCGTTCCTGGGGCGAAATTATTTACACGACACCACCAGATATACTTGGTTATGGAAATTCCATAGACCGCACTACGGGTTTGGATTTGAATGGGGATGGGGGTGATGATTATCTGCTCATTTGCACTCTGACAGCAGTATATCTCCAGCCACTAGGTAATAATAACGTCGCCACCGACGGAGGGTATATGGTGATGCCGATCGGTCGCGGTGAGCTTGTCGCTTCATCTAGTCCGTCCTATCAATGGGTAAATGCGAGTATGGTTGCCGGAGGCACTGTAGTGATTGGGGGCAGCGCGATTTTTGACGGAGAATATTTTTATAGCGGAAAATTTTCAGATACAAACGCCTTCATTGGATTCAAGTTTGAAATAGGTGGAGCGATGCATTACGGCTGGATGGAGGTTTATAACTATCCCAATGATGCCTCCGGGCAAATCTTCGGTTGGGCTTACGAGACTGATCCCAACACGCCAATTATAGCGGGCGCGGTGCCGGAGCCTTCAACCTGGGCGCTGCTAGCTATCGGGGCAACGCTAGTTTATTGGCGGCGGAAAATAATAAACAACCCATGCAGATAA